In Mucilaginibacter celer, one DNA window encodes the following:
- a CDS encoding polysaccharide deacetylase family protein: MIKQTLIMLAFGAFGAISCQSKPADKTTATTTPGTANAPATATPQTDNAAIMARKQVPIVCYHQIRNWVATDSKNAKDYIVQPAFFKEHIKMLADSGYHTILPDQLYAYLTKGTPLPKKPIMLTFDDTDLDQFTVANPTLKKYGFKAVYFVMTVSIGRPKYMTAAQIKQLSDEGNVIASHTWDHHRVDRYSHNSTLKIIGKNGKVTTRPVDDWVTQIDKPTKKLEEITGKKMDYFAFPFGIWNKAALPELRKHGFKMAFQLADKRDPSDPLMTVRRILDSGYWSTKTFSNSIRSSF; this comes from the coding sequence CTGATAAAACAACTGCCACAACAACACCTGGCACTGCTAACGCCCCTGCAACAGCTACCCCGCAAACCGATAACGCTGCCATCATGGCCCGCAAACAAGTGCCTATTGTTTGTTATCACCAGATCCGTAATTGGGTGGCAACCGATTCAAAAAACGCCAAGGATTACATAGTACAGCCTGCTTTTTTCAAGGAACACATCAAAATGCTGGCCGACAGCGGTTACCATACCATTCTGCCCGATCAGCTTTACGCTTATCTTACCAAAGGCACCCCGCTGCCTAAAAAGCCCATCATGCTTACCTTCGATGATACCGACCTGGATCAGTTTACGGTAGCCAATCCTACCCTAAAAAAGTATGGCTTTAAAGCAGTGTATTTTGTGATGACCGTATCAATCGGCAGGCCGAAATACATGACTGCCGCACAAATCAAACAATTATCAGACGAAGGCAACGTGATTGCCAGCCATACCTGGGATCACCACCGTGTTGACCGTTACTCGCATAATTCAACGCTTAAAATTATCGGCAAAAACGGTAAAGTAACTACCCGCCCTGTTGATGACTGGGTTACCCAGATAGACAAGCCAACCAAAAAACTGGAAGAGATCACCGGCAAAAAAATGGATTACTTTGCCTTCCCTTTTGGCATCTGGAACAAAGCCGCTTTGCCTGAGCTACGCAAACACGGTTTCAAAATGGCTTTCCAGTTAGCCGACAAACGCGACCCATCTGATCCGCTAATGACTGTTAGAAGGATTTTAGATAGCGGCTACTGGAGTACAAAAACATTCAGCAATAGTATCAGAAGCAGCTTTTAA
- a CDS encoding STAS/SEC14 domain-containing protein: protein MLQHIKYLPTHVLGMHAVGHVTNDDYENALRPLLADKVKRIGKINFLLVLETNIKNFSAGAWCGNIRLGLKYFTRWNKVAVVTDQEGVREFSHLFKYILPGRFEGYKLEELDEAVKWVTGTK from the coding sequence ATGCTTCAGCATATTAAATATTTGCCTACGCATGTGTTGGGAATGCATGCTGTTGGCCATGTTACAAATGATGATTACGAAAACGCGCTACGCCCGCTGCTTGCCGATAAGGTAAAACGCATAGGGAAAATAAATTTTTTGCTGGTACTGGAAACTAATATCAAAAATTTTAGTGCCGGTGCCTGGTGTGGTAACATAAGGCTTGGCCTTAAATATTTTACCCGTTGGAATAAAGTAGCTGTAGTAACCGACCAGGAGGGTGTACGCGAATTTAGTCATCTTTTTAAATATATCCTGCCCGGAAGGTTTGAGGGTTATAAACTGGAAGAGCTGGATGAGGCGGTTAAATGGGTAACCGGAACTAAATAA